Genomic window (Podarcis muralis chromosome 9, rPodMur119.hap1.1, whole genome shotgun sequence):
TTTAAAACTTTATCTACAATGGAAGACTTCTGGAAGGTACTGTGGAATTTGGTTTTTGAGCAGGAATATGTTCAAATAATATGTACATGGTGTGTTATCAGGAAAGAAATTAAGGCAATTTTAGTCTATTGCAGTGTTGAAAGGTATGTATGATTTGGCAAAACTTAACTGTACAATTTAATCCAGCCATTCAAAGAAGCCAGTTATGAAACTACTACTACCTCATCTTCTTATTTCTTGTGGCATAATGATGACTTAGTTGGGATAAGATTCatataggtagctgtgttggtctgacgcagatgaaaaaaaattaaaaaattgtccagtagcaccttagagaccaactaggtttgttctgggtataagcttttgtatgcatgcacacttcttcagatacactgaaacagaagtcaccagacccttatatatagtgggagggtggggtggggttagtTAGGATAAAACCAACTTCTCTCCAATATACAAAAGTTTCTCTTTGGATTGCCTGGAAACAGATCTTGCCATCAACAGGGCTAGTTTTCTATAGTATGAACAGATATACACAGAGGATTATGCTGTAATAGTAGAAATTGTTACACCATGCCTATTCTAAAACATTATTCAGTGATAAAAttgtatcttaaaaaaaaaaacaacctgcagAATCTTAGCAAGAGTTAATTTCCCTGAAACTGCATTCTGTTTCAGTTCACTGAGGGTCCTTTGCTAGATGGCCTGTACTGGGAGATGTGGTACAACAACAGAACCGTGGCAGAGAACAGGAGTTTTATCTACCATGAGAACCTGCTTTTGGGAGTGCCTCGCATTCGACAGCTGAAAGTGAGGAATGGCACGTGTTCAATACCTGAAGATTTAAAAGATGAAATTAAAGACTGTTACGATGTTTACTCTGTGAGTAATGAGGACACTGCACCGTTCGGGCCTCGCAACGGAACCGCGTATGTATTTTTCTCACATAAATATAGCCAACTCTAGcaatctggagcagatttgggaggaaTGCAGGAGGCCTTAGGGTGAAAGGGGAATCCATCTCACAAATGGGGTCTGTTCTTTTGGTGGAGGGACTTGGTTAGATTTCATTCAATTTGTGCTGTAGTCCATATAAAAGCactacaatcatacctcgggttacagccgcttcagattgcgttttttcgggttacggaccaccgaaacccagaagtaccagaatgggttacttccgggtttcggtggtcgtgcatgcgcagaagcgctaaatcacgctttgcacagaagtgccaaattgcaacccacacgtgcacaaatgcgcagacacgggttgcaaatgctgtgggttgcaaacgtgcatccctcACAGATCGTGTTCGCAaaccaagcgtccactgtattttacCTGAGATCCCATAACCACTAATTTGTTTCTGCTAACATATGAACAGCCTGTgtaaatttgaaaaaaaacaacaacctgttttCTTGAATAGTTCAGGTGCATCCATGTCTGCCACAACAGTTTAATTTtgatggagagagaaaaggctgaGAGGGAATTTCCTCCATCTGTGTCAGAATTGTTAACCCTAAAGAGTTTACAGTTAGGTTTTCCTGCAAAGTAGTAGACATGTATGAAAAGAATTTCTTCAGTGTGTCTTTTCTGGTTGCATTTCAGTTGGATTTATACCAGTGAAAAAGATCTGAATGGAAGCAGCCATTGGGGGTTGCTTGCAACTTACAGTGGAGCTGGCTATTACCAGGATCTGTCCAGAAGCAGAGAGGAAACATCTGCGTTAATTCTTGGCCTTAAGAACAGCTTGTGGCTTGATAGAGGCACACGGGCAACATTTATAGATTTTTCAGTGTATAATGCAAACATCAATCTCTTCTGCATTATCAGGTAAGTCTGGAATTGTTGGATGATGGATCACAGCCTTTATGAAGCAGATGGTAGTGTCTGCTTTCACTGTGTAgatttagagcaggcttcctcaacctcagccctccagatgttttgagactacaattccattgcccctggccactggtcctgctagctagggatcatgggagttataggccaaaaacatctggagggccgaggttgaggcaGCTTGATTTAGAGCATCTGTgtgtatttattcagaagtaattaccattgaaatcaatgaaaactAGAGCCAAACTATATATGCAGTAGTGAATGGCACTTCTGATCTCAACAGGTGAATTTGCTGCTGCTCATTGGGACGGGGAGAGGCCAAAAAGTGGCatagtgcaaacacactggcaggaatACTGAAAATACTTGAATTTTATTAAGGGGACATAAAATGAAATGTTattagtcattttttaaaagaagttactTTGACATTTGaagaacagttaagtccagttcaAATGCTTCCAGCTTTTTTCACAGGCAAATTGAAGAGGTGCATTTGAGCAACCCTCCCTTATTAAAGTGATATCTGAGTTCACATATTTCACCTCCCACACAGCTGTCTGTATATGTTGTAATTTTATATACAGTAGATATACAGATCCATATACACATGCATAAAGAGCATTCATGTAAAATAAGAGCCTGGACcttcattttaaattgcattagaAAGTCATTTACAGGGAgttatttaaataattaaaactcATGAAAATATTAGGACTTCTGTATGATTTCTTATTGGTAACATCCTTGTTAACTTTTAAATGTCGCTAACACTCCTtttagtttgtttgtaaataattTCCTGTACAGCATACTTGTGGGTGGTGaagaaaaaatcttttttttaaatattaaaacagtAGAATGGATGATGTTACTCTTCTTTTGCATTAAGTTGTATTTAAATAAAAGGGTATTTTACTGTAGTGTTTTAATGTTTCTTGCTCTGGGGTGGGTGAACAGTGAAGAGtgtaaattttaataaataaaagcacaatgcaggtggtgctgtggtctaaaccactgaccctcttgggcttgccacttAGAAAGTtgatggtttgaatccctgcaacagagtgagcgtccattggtctgtcccagctcctgccatcctaacagttcgaaagtacaccagtgcaagtagataaataggtactgctgtggcgggaaggtaaacggcgtttccgtgcgctctggtttctgtcacggtgtcctgttgcgccagaagtggtttagtcatgctggtcccatgacccagaaagctgtctgtggacaaacgcctgctccctcagcctgaaagcgaggtgagcgccacaaccccatagtcacctttgactggactcgaccgtccaggggtcctttacctgtatATATTTTGCCTGCTTGCATTTTAGTTTGTTTCCAAGCCTTGTCTTTCAAAcgtttatttattataaaattaatttccTTTCAGTCTAAAAATACTTTCAGGTGGATTCCTGAGCAATAACCAACAAATTGCTACTAATAACAAGGTGAATTAATTATAcgtgtatttatttttgaaatgcagGTTATTGGTGGAGTTCCCACCAACAGGAGGCCTCCTTACATCTTGGCAATTCCAGCCTGTAAAGTTGATCCACTACATTTCCACTTTTGACTTCTTCCTGGCTGCCTGCGAAATTGTCTTTTGTCTTTTTATTCTTTATTACGTGGTGGAAGAAATCCTGGAAATTCACATACACAGACTCTTTTATTTCAGGAGTCTTTGGAATTGTCTTGATGTTCTCATTATTGTGGTAAGTGAGACTTAAGGACTACAAATCTTTCAGTAGTGGCACTGCTGTCTTTTGAGAGAAGTGCTTGTGGATTGATGTGAAGAGTGGGCTGACTCACTAGTTCTAATGGGCACAGACCTTGGGTAATTTGTCTCGTGAGTTCCCTGTGCATGAGGAGGCAGTGTGCCTATGCGCTCTTCCAGTGCACTACTTCTGTAGCTGCCCTCAGCTGCCTCTTGCTGGGAAAGAAAACCTCTAAGGTGAGCTGTCATGATGGTTGAGTTCTCAGTTATCCCATAgaaatgggagagggagagatattGCAAGACTTGGCAGTTCTATGTCTCACAAGATTTCTGGACAAGAGTTACAGGCTCTTATGCTCTTTTAAGAATAATATGTTCCATATTATTTATGTACTCTTTCTGCACTCAGCTATCGGTGGCAGCTATAGGAATTAATATATATCGAACATCTACTGTGGATAGGTTACTGAAGGAGCTGCTGGAAAATCAAAATAACTTCCCAAATTTTGAACCTTTAGCATACTGGCAAACACAGTTCAACAATATTGCAGCTGTCACCATGTTTTTCGTCTGGATTAAGGTAATTCATGCTTAACTGATACTCAGGTGAATGAAGACATTTCATCCCATATATTAATATCTTTTTAAGGGAATTTGTATTTGTTATTTTGATAAATCAATTTACATCCAAATCTGTTCATGGTTTTATTCCTTTAAATATGTGTTGTTCCCTACCCTACCATAAGACTCATAGCAGGAAGGAGAACATTCCAAACCAAGGGCAAAATCCATCAAATCCAAAGTTGCTTTTGAAACTCTTCATATTTTAAGAGCTAATGTTGATCCGAGAAAGCTGTTGCTAGGCAGGAAGAGAACACTCACTTGGCTAGACCACCTGCTTTTTGCCTTGAAAGAATGATTAAACTATTTGAAAAttagatttaaatgtaaatttccTTTCTAAGTGACTTATTACAATACTGTTTTCTGCTACTCGTGTCATCCTTGGTGTCTAGTGCTACCTAGCAGAGAGTTCCTTTGAACTTTGTTTTACAGTACTAGCATACCACACTCTGAAATAGTTCAGCTGTAAGGGCCAGATATCATTTTTCATAATTTTGGAACAATACACTCTAATCTACTGTGCTTTGTGAGTGTCTGACAAACCAGGACCTGAATCCATGATTTAAAGGTTCAGCAAACAAGGGTTTGCCTCTGCACCACTCCATGGTTTGCAAAGTTTGACTGGCTTCTATTGTTTAGAATAGAATCCAGGGAATCACAGAGAaggcagaaggagaagaaaaccaCAGAAACCATGTCTTCCATGTGTTTGCCTGGAGCACACATTGTGAATTAGAGTCCGTCTATGATTAGTACAAACCGTGGCTTGTCAATATGTCTGAACAAGCCTACAGAATTGTTTAATGTTCCTTCTTTTGTGGTTTACAGTGTTTAACAGCCTAATTCTTCTCCCTGTTTCCTACTCTCACTCAATTACCCAGCTCATGAAATATTTTTCTGTTCTTTGACAGCTCTTTAAATTTATCAGCTTCAACCGAACAATGAGCCAGTTATCTACCACGATGTCACGATGTGCCAAAGATGTTCTTGGGTTTGCCATTATGTTTTTCATCATTTTCATAGCCTATGCTCAGCTAGCTTACCTTGTGTTTGGTGCACAAGTTGACGATTTCAGTACCTTCCAGGACAGTGTGTAAGTACAACAATAGAATCTTTAAAAGGCTGCCAGTGGCTTACCAAATGTCCTCATCGGACACAGAAGATCGCATCAAATTCATTGTTAAAATTCTGTCTGTTTTAGTGAAGTTCTTCTTGTGGATTTTCAAAATTCTAGCATCAAATAAATTTCTCTGACGTTACACAAAACTTAGAACCAtatgattgtagagttggaagggacctgggggtcatgtagtccaaccctctgcaatgcaggaatatgcagctgctccATATGGGGATCAgacctgcaatcttggcattatcagcaccacgctgtaaccaactgaACTTCATAAAATACTTCCATATTTGCAGATATATTTGCATTGCGGCTGGACTTGTTTAGGCAGTTGTACCAGCCACCTGTCTTCATGCTGAAAAGAATGGTGTAGACCACTGCCAGAATACAAGGGGGGTGGAATCAGTTTTGTGAGATGTACTCAACTATTGGCTAAAACTGCGTTGTTCTCTTTAAAGTTTTACTCAGTTCCGCATCCTGTTGGGAGATTTTGACTTTACAGAGATTGAAGAAGCTAACAGAGTTTTGGGACCAGTTTATTTCACTACATTTGTGTTCTTTATGTTCTTCATTCTTTTGGTATGTAACCATTTTATTCATagccatttttgttttattgccaTCATCCTCTCAagttgcattttatttgttttgatttattaTCTTTCCAGGGCTTCAATATGACTAATACTAAAAGGGCCTTAGCAGTGTGCAGTTTCTGAGTTGTGTATGTCCACATGATCATATACTCCTCATCATAAAAAAGTAACAGTTGTACAGTTTGACAGTATGTGCATGGGGGCCCTGGGAAAGTGCAGGCACAAGTCTCCTGCCCCAGTCTGTTACGAGCTTATTCAGTTTCTGGAATGTGAGACTGTGACTGCTTTGCGTTTCATTCTTAAATTGTGAAAAACACTTTGTAGAGATGGCAGCCTCTCTATTGTCCATGTCCTTCTTGCATTTTTCAGTTGAGGTGGATCAAGAGGCATTCATTCTTCCCAAGCTCAGTTTGAACTCTATATAAACCTAAAACTAAAATCAGTTCAGACGCTGTTATTTTGAGACAAAGCCTTATGGAAACGAGTTATGGCTATGAATGCaactgcctgttgttgttgttgttgttgttgcccattattgttgttgttatatctaCTATATTTATGCATCACGCTTCATCCAGGGATACATACAGTATATATCTACTGCACCTGTCAGAGTGGATGATgctgaaagggggagggagagctcCAAGCCTGGcctaattttatttttcttttgcatttgacCCTGGAGGGTTATATATTATATCCTAATAAGGCATGTTCACTCTTTTTGAAAGGACAAGATAATGAGCAACTAGCTCTGGTGGAGCTGTTGCAAATTACTCTCACTATTCTCTGTCCCCCTGCCTCTCGCTTGGACAGAGCTTGTCTTTTTCCTTGAAAGTTACAAAACTTAACCTTAGCATATGCTCAGTAACTATACTTGAATGAAGTCAAAggctttgggtttgtttgtttttcaagctccattttaaaatgctttgtctTAAACAGAACATGTTTTTGGCCATCATCAATGATACATACTCTGAAGTCAAATCGGATATGGCgcagcagaaatctgaaatggAACTGTCGGATCTTATAAGAAAGGTAAAAGCCTTTTACAGATATTTGTGCTGCCTTGACCTTACGGCACAAGCAAGGGGCTTAGAGCCCCTTCAGAATGGTTAGCAAATGAATTTACAATTCCTGATGGGCAAATTAATTTACCAATTCCTTTTAGTAATCATATTTAAAGATGGAGCTTCAGCTGGTATTTTATGAAGGTACCTGAAAGCAGCTCCCAGGACATGtcagggataaggaacctgtAGGCATTCAGCAGTTGGActcgcaactcccatcaactccaaccTGTATAGCCATCAAGGATAATGGAAGCTGTCCATCATCTGGAGGGTCCAAGGTTTCCATCTCTGGCAAGGAGAGCTGAAAGTCTCTTCCCCATCCAGTGCATCACTCTCTCCTTTACAGTCCTCCACAGGTGGGAGGGCAAGTTTCTGAAGTGGGAAGGCCCTCCCTGCATGTTAGAACCCTGGAAAGTCATTATCTTCATGTGAGTAAACAGAACGGCTGAAGAAGATTGTCATTGATCTCTTTAGCAGTAGACTAGAAAGCAGCAGTGTACAGGTCGCAGGTCAGTTAGAAAGCATTTTGTCACACAAAACATTCCCAAGTTAATCCCCTGATGTGGAGAAGCTCAATGCATTCATACCAAAGGTAATGTGAGAGGAAAGCATCCATAAAAATACACAGTTCTAGCATATGCTGCTAAGTTTTATAGCTTTGACTATATACAGACTGTGTTTCCTATTTCAGGGTTACACTAAAGCCATGGTGaaattaaaacttaaaaaaacaccagTTGATGACATTTCAGAGAGTCTGCGACAAAGCGGAGGCAAATTGAACTTTGATGAACTGCGGCAAGACCTGAAGGGGTAAGTTTGACTGTCCTCtgtaatacagttgtacctctacttacgtatccctctggatacgtaaACTTCGGCTTGCGaacacagcaaacccagaagtgtatacttctgtgtttcgccgcatgcgcagaagtgctctatcacgCCGCACATGCTCAGAAACGGCCCTTCCGGATATGGACTTTTGAGGTTGC
Coding sequences:
- the PKD2 gene encoding polycystin-2 isoform X2 translates to MAGLCPPGGLEHLELGRLRDPLGSGGGVVVGASSPSPPPSSCSPSPPLSSCSRQAWSRDNPGFEPEEEAGEAARAAGGSAAVAAGPVLQMGVVEWGRGGAPSPSEPDARRPGGPAESGRQRRRRRRGEEEEGEGQRPCSAGGAPTPTPRFPHEEAGEEVAEQPPPPPRRLAWAKGMAHRLRGLWGTTLMEETTTRERYLKSVLRELITYLIFLLVLSFLSYGMVSSNMYYYTRVMSQLFLDTPVSKMEKTNFKTLSTMEDFWKFTEGPLLDGLYWEMWYNNRTVAENRSFIYHENLLLGVPRIRQLKVRNGTCSIPEDLKDEIKDCYDVYSVSNEDTAPFGPRNGTAWIYTSEKDLNGSSHWGLLATYSGAGYYQDLSRSREETSALILGLKNSLWLDRGTRATFIDFSVYNANINLFCIIRLLVEFPPTGGLLTSWQFQPVKLIHYISTFDFFLAACEIVFCLFILYYVVEEILEIHIHRLFYFRSLWNCLDVLIIVLSVAAIGINIYRTSTVDRLLKELLENQNNFPNFEPLAYWQTQFNNIAAVTMFFVWIKLFKFISFNRTMSQLSTTMSRCAKDVLGFAIMFFIIFIAYAQLAYLVFGAQVDDFSTFQDSVFTQFRILLGDFDFTEIEEANRVLGPVYFTTFVFFMFFILLNMFLAIINDTYSEVKSDMAQQKSEMELSDLIRKGYTKAMVKLKLKKTPVDDISESLRQSGGKLNFDELRQDLKGRGHTDAEIEAIFTKYDQDGDQELTELEHQQMRDDLEKERDLELDRSSLNRPLSGRSFPRSLDDSEEDDDDDSGHSSRRRGSSSSGVSYEEFQVLVRRVDRMEHSIGSIVSKIDAVIVKLEAMERAKLKRKEVLGRLLDGVTEDDRLGRDNEVHRDQMERLVREELERWESDDTASQVSHRLGTPMGLNGQSRARSSRPSSSQSTEGIDAGGGGNSGNNVHV
- the PKD2 gene encoding polycystin-2 isoform X1 produces the protein MAGLCPPGGLEHLELGRLRDPLGSGGGVVVGASSPSPPPSSCSPSPPLSSCSRQAWSRDNPGFEPEEEAGEAARAAGGSAAVAAGPVLQMGVVEWGRGGAPSPSEPDARRPGGPAESGRQRRRRRRGEEEEGEGQRPCSAGGAPTPTPRFPHEEAGEEVAEQPPPPPRRLAWAKGMAHRLRGLWGTTLMEETTTRERYLKSVLRELITYLIFLLVLSFLSYGMVSSNMYYYTRVMSQLFLDTPVSKMEKTNFKTLSTMEDFWKFTEGPLLDGLYWEMWYNNRTVAENRSFIYHENLLLGVPRIRQLKVRNGTCSIPEDLKDEIKDCYDVYSVSNEDTAPFGPRNGTAWIYTSEKDLNGSSHWGLLATYSGAGYYQDLSRSREETSALILGLKNSLWLDRGTRATFIDFSVYNANINLFCIIRLLVEFPPTGGLLTSWQFQPVKLIHYISTFDFFLAACEIVFCLFILYYVVEEILEIHIHRLFYFRSLWNCLDVLIIVLSVAAIGINIYRTSTVDRLLKELLENQNNFPNFEPLAYWQTQFNNIAAVTMFFVWIKLFKFISFNRTMSQLSTTMSRCAKDVLGFAIMFFIIFIAYAQLAYLVFGAQVDDFSTFQDSVFTQFRILLGDFDFTEIEEANRVLGPVYFTTFVFFMFFILLNMFLAIINDTYSEVKSDMAQQKSEMELSDLIRKGYTKAMVKLKLKKTPVDDISESLRQSGGKLNFDELRQDLKGRGHTDAEIEAIFTKYDQDGDQELTELEHQQMRDDLEKEREDLELDRSSLNRPLSGRSFPRSLDDSEEDDDDDSGHSSRRRGSSSSGVSYEEFQVLVRRVDRMEHSIGSIVSKIDAVIVKLEAMERAKLKRKEVLGRLLDGVTEDDRLGRDNEVHRDQMERLVREELERWESDDTASQVSHRLGTPMGLNGQSRARSSRPSSSQSTEGIDAGGGGNSGNNVHV